The region CCGGATCTTGCTAAATTACGCTACCTCAACTTTTTATATCAGAAAAACATCTTCAACAAAGACAGAAAGGATGGAGAGAAAAGGGTAAAAAGTTATACGTTGAGTTTTTGTTGTTTCAATAAATGCACGAACGCATCGGCTACTTTATGCAGATTCAGGACTTACCAGCTAGCCTAGCTAACAAACACATTGCCTGGTCCTTACACTGACACCGCTCAAGGGCTAAGTAGTGCAGCTTTGTTAGCGAATCTACGTCTCTAATGTCTTAATGTGTGTTGTTTGACGGAAGGCGCAGGCAAAGTCATGTTTCGAATAGTTGTTTAACTTGTAACGTCCCGGTAGTTGTAGCTAATGTCGGCTAGTTTGACTAGCAAGTTAACTTTCATTGTTTACAAATGTTTGACTTGATAGGCCTTAACACGGATACGTGACCTTTGCAACGCATTGACGGTCAAAGACCACCGATCATTGTTGATGTTTACTTAAATACACGAATAAACGAACGCGCACAACCGTTGATTACGACGCTGCAGGGAGCATGCTGAATGATAGTTAGGTGATCCGTTTGTTTCCTCCACAGTATACCTACGAAGCGATTCCTGAATAAGCCACACATCGCCCGGTGTCTGGGCAACAGCACGGGCGTGCATGCCATCGACCCCGCCACAGGAAGGATGCTCACGGCCAAACTCCAGCACAACCGGCATAAGCATCCTCCTCACAGCAGTCATATTAAGGTGAATATTTATGAAGGACAATGTTAACGGAGAACGCCCCATGTTATGTCATAATTTTGTGTCAACCTGTGTTTGGAAGATATTTCTCAAATTGAGACTATTAATAGTGTTGTGAAACTATTGCCGTATTGTAAAACAATTATCATTTATAAGGAGGTTATATCCTATAGATACTATGTATAATTAACTGGTAGATGCAGTAATTTTTTTCTgggtcatttttttatttagtaaaATGTATTGGCTTCGAAGAAATGGTTCAATGCCAACCTCTTAACCATATTCTTTGTCACCTTTTCATTGAAGTCCAAGCCTGACCTTAACACAACCCTGCCAGTCAGACAGACCGCTTCCATCTTTAAACAGCCTGTAACCAAGGTGACAAATCATCCAACCAACAAGGTGAAGACAGATCCGCATAAAGCTCTTGATCAGCCAAAACAGGTGAGTCAGAATGCTACATGGTGCACTCACATTTCTATGGTTTAATAATGAGCTTGTATTTACTGAATGCGACTTGCTGCAATTGGAAGGATATAGCTGACATAGACAAAGTGAATTGTAATATTTTCTAGCAGTACCAGACAGTCCAGTGCATTATCTACTGTAAGTTCATAAAGTGGCAAGCCTGGCAGTCCTTTTTGGAATGTACTTGCAACTCAAAGTTTAGCTCATGAATACCATAGGCCTTTCAGACATGAACTCTGTATAATCTCTGGAGAATCGGGTCGAGGGGTGATCCGGAGTTGCCCTTgcacacatgaaacacacagcCGGAGATAAGCCGTATCAGACGTGTTCACGCATATTGGAGATACTCTGGATACTTTAGGCGAGGGACGGCGCCCGGGCCGAGTGCGTAGGAGGCAGGACGTGACGCAAAAAGTATGAATTGATAACCACAGTGTTTTGTTTACAACACAGCAAAGATTGCGGGTGAGGCTTCCAACTTGGAAATGCTGCAGTGATATCAACACTGCATTTATTAAGACCTAAATTAAACATCAACAGAAGAGTGGAAAGAAGTTGGAAGGCAAAATACAGACGAGAGAAAAGTACGAAGCAGCTACACTCCATGCTCCTGGTTTCGCGCCAGCCGCATGATAGAAACGTCATGACCACGTCCGCAACACACCCACTCGCTCGTTGGGAATTCTCTGGCGCTCCGATGCCCTGGATTTTACACTAGGGGCCTGGCCAGGTAAACTCTGGAGGCGTGGATTCTGACATTTGCGTCACACATACAGCCCCTCCGGGTATAATCTAGAGAGTGTCTGTCTTACAGTGCATATGTGAAAGGGCTATTATGAATAAAGATGAGTGCAGTAACGGATACAGATCAATACATTTTTCAATGACGTGTGAAGATCTGTTCAGTTGTgtcatgttctttttttttttttttttttttggtgataTTTATGTGGAATATGTCCTTCATGGAAGGTTCCTCAACCCATGAGCTTTTGTTTGGAAGTTTCACTCAGTTTCTAATTGTTTGTCCTTAGTTGTTCTGGGAGAAAAAGTTGAGTGGTCTCAATGCCTTCGACATTGCAGAGGAGCTAGTGAAGTCCATGGATCTTCCCAAGGGCTTACAGGGTGAGACGGGGAGTACATTCCTCTGTTGCACTTGATACAATTAGGTAACGTGTAATTTCCCTTGGCTTGATCCGGGCCTGTTCTTTGTTCTCCCCAGGTGTCGGCCCTGTGTGTTCAGACAGGTCCCTAATTTCCGCCATTACCAGTGCACTTCACACCAGTCCTAAGCCTGTCACAGGACAGCACACATCCGCAGTAGAGAAGAATCCAGGAGTGTGGCTGAACACCACACAGCCACTCTGCAAGGCCTTCATGGTGACTGATGACGATATCAGGTATGAGACGCATTGACTCCTGAAATGTGGGATGTTCATTTGGCCATGGATTCCCTGTCAAAGCGGATTGGTGTTGGATTTTGAGCATTGAAGACCTTAACCAGACCGGCGctatttttttaaataccaATTGTAACATGAGAATTACAGAGTTAAAATTAGGGTAGGCCATTTCTGAAAAATCATCCCACTAGTTTAGCAATAGGTTTGAATTGTCTTGAGGAACGGTCCGGTTATGCTCACAAGTAAATGACAGAAAAAAATTCTTAGTGTATTGCTTACCAATACCATAGCTTTAAGGGCAATACTATATTGTTCATACAACTCTGACAGATTTGTTGAGCATATTCGAACTTTGTATTGTAGAAATTAGGCCCCTGTTAGCCTTCATTGAGGCAGATGCCGGGTTAGGAAACCCTTTAACagattataaaataaatgtgtaaTAACAATTACCAGATGACAGTAAAGGTCCAACGTGCAGTACAATGAGCTATGTATACGCTATTTATGTAATGCTGCGGGGCCAAAGTTGGCAAAGTTGGCAAAGTTGAAAGGAAGGCTTTCCCAGTACTCCATCAGTCCTATCCATTCAGACTCAAATGTAAAGGTGTCTAGCAGAGTGGGGCTAGCATGCTGCTTGAGGAAGGGTATGTCTGGCACCATCCACACGCCATATATCAACGCCTTCCCAGCACTGCTAGATACTCGTGACAGATGTGCGATGTAACCATTGATTTAATTTATACTGTGTCCAGATTGGCTACCACAGCTGTTTTGGTTCAGTTGGAACCACTTCCTGTGAGCGGGATACATTCAAAGCACTGCTGGTTGCCACCAAGTGGCCGTACCTGTAAACTGTCAAACAGAGAACCATCCGTTGTCTTCTCTCCTGTGACAGGAAACAGGAGGACATGGTACACAACGTGAGGAGGAGATTGGAGAAGGCCTTGATGGCGGACATGCTGGCTCACTTGGAGGACAAAACAGCTGAATCAAAATCATTAACAACCAGCACCACCATGGATTTGGACGAATAGCACGCCTTCAGATGAAATTCCCATGAAAAAGGTAAGCATTCAAATCGGGTACTGCTTTACACGCGCATGTGATGTGCGACAGCATTGCATGTTCATACTCTTTATTCGGGTGTGGGAAGCCTAGTGGAGATGGTGTtggactcccagccaaaagctGCTCTGATCAAATACTAGTGTACCTGTTGGTGAATGACATCTATCAGAAGAAATGTATAATGAATAACTACAGTAATAACATTATTTACTTccaggatttttttttccaaggaGTTGCATGGAAAGGGCCATTCTCTTGCGTAGAAAGGACTTCAAACGACTGCAACCATCAAGATTTACCTCAGACTTTTGTAACGGTGAAGCTGACATTTTATTCAAGATATTCCGTTTTTATGTTCAATTTATTATtcctttttaattttattttgacAATAGATAATCTATCCTTGACCGGATAGTTGCAGTTCAATGTTTTTTGCCAGTCCCATTTTATTCCGTTTACCTCTAACCATATTTCAGAATGGTGGCAGTTACAGATGGTGCTCAACTTGATGCTTTCTTGGGGAACTCAAGCTAACAGGAGTTATGTGGGGGGGAGACTTTGCATTGTATGTGAATGTTTCAGTTAAGTGTGAGCTGAAAAGCTTGTTTAACGGTTCTCTCTCCGAATGTCTTGCTGTTTAACAACCTTCTCCGGCAAGTGTAAGTGCCCTTGAAGTGTTTAACTGGTATGTTTACGTGCGTGTAGCACTCCAGTTACTGTGAATAAGTGTTTTGATGTGATGATTGTTTAACATGTTTACACGGGAAGAAGTTGTTTTTCTTTACgttttttccctttcttttcGTCGTGCCCCAAAACCTGTTTACAcggttttattttgtgttaaaAATGTATTACTGTTGTTCATTTCTATGGGATAAACCAAACATGTTTGTAAATGTACGATCATCGTCCCTGTATAAATTAAACGGGGatatataatttgtatgtgtaCCGAGAAGactgatattattatttttgattgcaccTCTCACCACCTTCCCCCCCAAGatttgttttcagaaatgttttcTGTACCACGTTATGCCACTCCAATAAATGTAACCTTTTTCGTAACTCGTCTTGGTTGAATCTTTGTGCATTTATCTCAGTATATGTCTTAAGTACTaaccattcacatagccaaccTGTTATTTTTGTTATGAAAATAAACCACGACCTACATCATGAGCATCATTCTTTTGTGGGtccacccaaaaaaaaaacgttcctcgCGAAGCCATGATGAACACACCCTACCATGACAAAATAGAATACATCATATTACGTAACAATCAATGCCTCACAAAATGGTATTACATTTTGCAATCTAAAAACATGTGTAAAAAATCGCACAAACAATATCGAgcgacaaaaacaaaataagctTAACTGTGATGCGCTCCGTGTATTCCATGGCCTTTGAACCCATTGTTGTGTCGCGGGTGACGTCAGTCCCGTGTGGAGGAGACAGTCTGAGCGGCGTGCGCTCGGCGAGACAAAGGCGGTGGACCAGGGTCAGGGaacaggagggagaaggagcaaGAAACTGGGTCTTACTCAAAGGTAATTTATCTGCATGGAATTCAAATGATTGTCACCTAACTGGTTTGCTTTGCGGGGGACACCTGCATGCTTTGGCGTACGACCGCATTGAGATCTTATGCACAGTTAGTCCTCTTttcatttttaaacattttcttCAACGCCCCCAATTTAGCGTGCTAGCTAGCTTGCTAGCTCACAGGGCACACTGGTCGCCTCCTGGCTGCTTCTCATCTTTCCTTCAAGAAATAACCAGACGCAAGAGGGATCAAAAAGAAAGTGCAAGACACTCAAGGTAAATAAGTTAATACCGTTTTCATGTTTGTGATTGTTAAGTGCTGTCTGACTAGAATTTGACACGAACTTGGTTTTAGCTCGACTATCAGCCCAGAGCTAACCAGCTAGCATTAGTACTCCCAAACAAAGGGGTCGGCAACGTGACTGAGAACCGACTGTGTGGGACTAGCTAGCGTGGCTGGCAAAAGCAACCAACAGCTCTTATCTATTTAAAACGATTTACACATGTGACGATTTATAGGTGAATGGTCGTTAGCgagattacatttacattttgaaagGCGTTCCATGGGCTGCACTCCGTCCTGGGGAGACAACAACATCCAACTTGGATGGCCAGACAAAAAGAAACAGCAGACAAAGCAAGGCTCCCAAAACATGACTGTTTAGGGGTCTTCCTTGTGTAAAACCAACAAACCATAAATGGTTTATCACTTGTTCGTTTATGTAATACAATTTTTATTGGAACacttattatttatgtttttttcttataGTGCGCGCTCAACTAATTTCTTGGTCCATTTGGGATCTGATGTGATTTCCACGGGAAGATGCCTAGCCCATTATTCCACCCCGAGATTATGGACCACGACATGGTAGTCAGCAGTCAGCACAATGGGGTTGGTCTAATCCGAGAAACGGACCAAGAATCCCGGGATGAGGATCACCAAGAAGCGCTCCGGTACGCCCTAGACCAGCTGTCACTGATGGCCCTGGAAAAGGTGGACTGTGGTGGCAACGGAGGGGGACTGGTGGACCCGCTCGACGGGACCCAGGGACCGGGCTCCGAGAACTGTAACGGGGGAGGTTACGTGGACCTACAAATGATGGAACACCCCAATGGTTCACGGGACAGTCCGACGTCCTGCTCCCCGTCCCCAGAGTACTACGGCTCAGGCGGGTACCACATGGCCGCTTCCCACTCCATGCTCCACGGGGAACAAAGCAGCGTCCTCTGTAACCGAAAGAGAAGTGTCAACATGACCGAGTGCGTGCCCGTCCCCAGCTCCGAACATGTGGCCGAGATCGTGGGACGACAAGGTAAGAGCCTTGTTTATTTTATGACCAAGGCGGTCGTTTATATTGATTATATAAACGGCCTCCGTAAGGAGCATGCAGGCGGCTCTTTGTTTGGGTGACTGATGGGGTGGTGGGTGTCATAAGTTTTACAGCCCACCAGGTGTGAATGAAGGGAGTTCGCGCTGATGACTGCAATCAATGTCGCGGCCTTAATTTGATCCCGCAAGATGTACAGCGCTAAAGTAACATGTTTATCATATTTGCATGTGATTTAGACCCGTATTTAGACAATGGATTGGcagagcttctgtgtgtgtgtgtgtgtgtgtgtgtgtgtgtggctcataagtaggagggagggggaggggtaggaGAGGGTCAGACAAAGCGGCAGATTGTCGGAGTCTGGACATGTCTAGCAGGCTGCACCAAACAAAAGAAACGTACCGAAGAAATTGTGTGTAACCCCCCgctttttttaaatcatcaccGTGAACCTCTTTAAGTTTTGTGTGGGCATTCATGGTTTTGAgggttatattaatttattttggtaGCCAATTTGAGGGTAAGACGGGGGCAGGCGAACAAACACGGGGCTGGGCGGTGTTACGCCCTGCGCCCAGCTCCGTCTGCCAGGGTCTCTTAATATTTCATTTTTCTACTAcgattttctattttttaattCCCTTAGTTGGTTGAAATACATATTATATTGTAAACTCAATTGTTAAATTTGGTGCACCCAAGAAAGATTATGTTTATCGTTATGGCATTGTTCTCTTTGTTTGAAAAAGCCATGCTTTCTGCTTCCCAGAATGACATCACGCACCGTGCGCCCTATTGGTTGTGACCGATATACCGTCTGCATTTAAAGCAACAGCGCAACAAtgttgttggtgatggtggataAGCAAATAAAACCATAGTCTACTGATTTTGGTTGATTTTGGTATGATGTGGACCAACACATTTTTAATTGTCCATCCAAAATGTAATGACAAATATAACatgtctttgttgtttttttctgatcaAATAAGCAAACATTGATATCATTGGACATAATGGTTGCAATCattaaaattattttatttatttttacatattttttttaacttaagTTCTCATTAGTAACCAGTCCTCTCTTACTGCGTCCAGGCTGTAAGA is a window of Gadus macrocephalus chromosome 8, ASM3116895v1 DNA encoding:
- the mbd3a gene encoding methyl-CpG-binding domain protein 3a, translated to MERKGIPTKRFLNKPHIARCLGNSTGVHAIDPATGRMLTAKLQHNRHKHPPHSSHIKSKPDLNTTLPVRQTASIFKQPVTKVTNHPTNKVKTDPHKALDQPKQLFWEKKLSGLNAFDIAEELVKSMDLPKGLQGVGPVCSDRSLISAITSALHTSPKPVTGQHTSAVEKNPGVWLNTTQPLCKAFMVTDDDIRKQEDMVHNVRRRLEKALMADMLAHLEDKTAESKSLTTSTTMDLDE